A region of Allocoleopsis franciscana PCC 7113 DNA encodes the following proteins:
- the ccmS gene encoding beta-carboxysome assembly chaperone CcmS, with translation MIMFGAREPERAEDQWKHQLTRFAKENQRELAALAWGLFLERGESEDTLGIDLKPTPHFVYCPKKALEELNERVENHIQEILGIVDAHKPEQEVLIIGIGNDQIKLIQFQPEPAPPACFEQVGQDVDTLLGQLEQRLGQRLKS, from the coding sequence ATGATCATGTTTGGTGCACGTGAGCCGGAGAGGGCAGAAGATCAGTGGAAACACCAGCTCACTCGGTTCGCTAAAGAGAATCAGCGAGAACTAGCCGCATTAGCTTGGGGGTTGTTTCTCGAACGTGGAGAAAGCGAAGATACTCTGGGGATTGACCTTAAACCCACCCCCCATTTCGTCTATTGTCCCAAAAAGGCGCTCGAAGAACTCAATGAAAGAGTAGAGAACCACATTCAGGAAATATTAGGAATTGTCGATGCTCATAAGCCGGAGCAAGAGGTTCTCATTATCGGGATTGGCAATGACCAAATCAAGCTCATTCAGTTTCAACCGGAACCTGCACCGCCTGCTTGTTTTGAGCAAGTGGGTCAGGATGTTGATACATTACTAGGGCAACTAGAGCAACGTTTAGGTCAGAGGTTGAAGTCCTAA